The segment GGACGGAAGAACAGAAACAACGCTTCATTCCGAAAATTCTCTCGGCCGACGAAATTTGGTGTCAAGGCTATTCCGAACCCGGCTCGGGATCCGATCTCGCGTCCCTGCAAACCCGGGCGGTGGACGACGGAGATTTTTTTGTCATCAATGGCCAGAAGGTGTGGACCAGCTATGCCCATCGGGCGGATTGGTGCATCTTGCTGGTGCGCACGGACCCACATGCGCCCAAGCATCAGGGCATTACCTATCTCTTGGTGGATATGAAAACGCCGGGCATCACCGTACGCCCGCTCGTCCAAATTACCGGAGACGCAGAATTCAACGAAGTGTTCTTTGAAGATGTGCGTGTGCCCAAAACCAACATCGTCGGCGACCTCAACCGCGGTTGGCAGGTGGCCGTGACCACGTTGATGTTTGAGCGCGCCAATATCGGCATGGGCTTTCAACTCGAACCCGTCATGCGGCAACTCATCGATTTGAGCAAACGACTGTCCTATAACGACCGCCCCGCCTGGGACGACGGCGGTGTACGCCAGCGACTGATGCAATTAGTGATTGAGGTGCAGGCCCTCAAATACAGAGGCTACCGCCAATTGACGCGGCAACTCCGCGGCGCACCGCCGGGTCCGGAAGGCTCCATCGCCAAACTCGCCG is part of the Deltaproteobacteria bacterium genome and harbors:
- a CDS encoding acyl-CoA dehydrogenase encodes the protein MDFHFSAQEEAFRQEVRTWLSANMPPAHTSDAFEERSADERFDLHLAWQKQLHTGNWVGIHWPKAYGGRGATILEQVIYAEEMGRVHAPGIANALGVMLVSPTLIHWGTEEQKQRFIPKILSADEIWCQGYSEPGSGSDLASLQTRAVDDGDFFVINGQKVWTSYAHRADWCILLVRTDPHAPKHQGITYLLVDMKTPGITVRPLVQITGDAEFNEVFFEDVRVPKTNIVGDLNRGWQVAVTTLMFERANIGMGFQLEPVMRQLIDLSKRLSYNDRPAWDDGGVRQRLMQLVIEVQALKYRGYRQLTRQLRGAPPGPEGSIAKLAGSDLSLRIAQFAMELLGPYGQLALGASHSLDNGKWSRRALSSRLMTIAGGTSEIQRGIIGDRVLGLPKG